A window of Dickeya zeae NCPPB 2538 contains these coding sequences:
- a CDS encoding YgdI/YgdR family lipoprotein, which yields MKNKIITLIALGMVLSLSACSSNYVLETSDGRTIVANGKPKVDEETGLISYTDAYGHHQQINRNDLKSMTEAK from the coding sequence ATGAAGAATAAGATTATCACTCTTATCGCGCTGGGTATGGTGTTGTCGTTGTCAGCCTGTTCCAGCAACTATGTGTTAGAAACCTCTGATGGGCGGACTATCGTTGCTAATGGTAAACCCAAAGTGGATGAGGAAACGGGCCTGATTAGTTACACCGACGCCTACGGTCATCATCAACAAATTAACCGTAATGATCTGAAATCAATGACGGAAGCGAAGTGA
- a CDS encoding GNAT family N-acetyltransferase: MHVDLIPATESDIDFLLQLRWLTMGKYLTDIGAATDAESLMRRVRYGFEHAHIVEVDGQPAGLFKYCFMPQEQHWYLMQIQIHPDFQNRGLGKQLIEKLLAQASTQHQSVVLSVLKNNPARHLYHRLGFRVTDQNEREFIMTCLPNTP, translated from the coding sequence ATGCATGTTGACCTGATCCCCGCCACCGAATCCGATATCGACTTTTTGCTACAACTACGCTGGCTCACCATGGGGAAATACCTGACGGATATTGGTGCCGCGACAGACGCCGAGAGCCTGATGCGCCGTGTGCGTTATGGGTTCGAACACGCACATATCGTAGAGGTCGACGGACAACCTGCCGGGCTGTTCAAGTATTGTTTCATGCCGCAAGAGCAACATTGGTATCTGATGCAGATTCAAATCCACCCGGATTTTCAAAACCGTGGGCTTGGCAAACAACTGATTGAAAAGCTGCTCGCTCAGGCATCCACGCAACACCAGTCGGTGGTGCTGAGTGTGCTGAAAAATAACCCGGCCCGCCATCTGTATCACCGGCTGGGGTTTCGGGTCACCGACCAAAACGAGCGTGAGTTCATCATGACTTGCCTCCCCAACACACCATAA
- a CDS encoding GNAT family N-acetyltransferase has product MHTPTITLRKARRADAPAAFELRNRAILHGCRHDYTAEQLQLWTSGELSEKFENTVTHHFHLAEIAARVVGTGMINLHTGMIDAVFVEPDVMGQGVGKRMMLHLETLARAAGLAEIRLDASLNAAPFYRAQGFEGDEVSLYQSPRGFSLPCIPMVKTID; this is encoded by the coding sequence ATGCACACGCCCACCATCACGCTGCGTAAGGCTCGCCGGGCCGATGCACCGGCCGCATTTGAACTGCGCAATCGCGCCATCTTGCACGGTTGCCGACACGATTACACGGCAGAACAGCTACAACTGTGGACCAGCGGTGAACTCAGCGAGAAATTTGAGAACACTGTCACCCACCATTTTCATCTGGCAGAGATAGCCGCCCGGGTTGTCGGGACCGGGATGATCAATCTTCATACCGGAATGATAGACGCGGTGTTCGTTGAACCGGATGTGATGGGGCAAGGCGTCGGTAAACGGATGATGCTGCATCTGGAAACACTGGCGCGCGCGGCGGGTCTGGCGGAAATCAGGCTCGATGCCAGCCTTAACGCCGCGCCGTTTTACCGCGCTCAGGGGTTCGAAGGCGATGAGGTCAGTCTTTATCAGTCACCACGCGGCTTTTCACTGCCGTGCATCCCGATGGTCAAAACCATTGATTAA
- the tcdA gene encoding tRNA cyclic N6-threonylcarbamoyladenosine(37) synthase TcdA, whose amino-acid sequence MSTQLSESYLQRFGGTARLYGQRALSLFAEAHVCVIGIGGVGSWAAEALARTGIGAITLIDMDDVCVSNTNRQIHALRQHTGQLKTEVMAQRILAINPECKVTCVDDFISADNMAELLDKRFSYVIDAIDSVRPKAALLAWCRRNKIPVVTTGGAGGQIDPTRIEVVDLAKTIQDPLAAKLRERLKHDFNIVKNSKGKLGIDCVFSSEPLVYPQPDGSVCASRSTADGVKRMDCASGFGAATMVTATFGFVAVSHALKKMVARDARQATASNQDS is encoded by the coding sequence ATGAGTACGCAGTTATCCGAAAGTTATTTGCAGCGTTTTGGCGGTACGGCGCGATTGTACGGCCAGCGGGCGTTGTCGCTGTTTGCCGAGGCACATGTCTGTGTCATCGGTATCGGCGGGGTTGGTTCGTGGGCTGCTGAGGCGTTGGCTCGCACCGGTATCGGCGCAATAACCTTGATCGACATGGATGATGTGTGCGTCAGCAACACCAACCGGCAGATTCACGCCTTGCGCCAGCACACCGGGCAGTTGAAAACCGAGGTGATGGCACAGCGTATTCTGGCGATCAACCCGGAATGCAAGGTGACTTGCGTTGATGATTTCATCAGCGCGGATAACATGGCGGAACTGCTGGATAAGCGTTTTAGCTATGTGATTGACGCGATTGATAGCGTGCGCCCTAAAGCCGCACTGCTGGCCTGGTGCCGCCGTAACAAGATTCCGGTGGTGACGACCGGCGGAGCGGGAGGGCAGATTGATCCTACTCGTATTGAAGTCGTCGATCTAGCGAAAACCATTCAGGATCCGCTGGCGGCCAAGCTGCGCGAGCGGTTAAAGCACGATTTCAATATCGTTAAGAACAGCAAAGGTAAGCTAGGGATCGACTGTGTGTTTTCCAGTGAGCCTCTGGTCTATCCGCAGCCGGATGGCTCGGTTTGCGCCTCACGCAGCACTGCTGATGGTGTAAAACGCATGGATTGTGCATCCGGTTTTGGTGCCGCGACGATGGTGACTGCCACGTTTGGCTTTGTGGCTGTATCCCATGCGTTGAAAAAAATGGTGGCGCGTGATGCCCGTCAGGCTACGGCATCCAATCAGGATTCGTGA
- a CDS encoding D-2-hydroxyacid dehydrogenase family protein — translation MNIAILDDYQDVVRQLDCFSLLQGHQVRILNKTYTDTAQLAAQLQDVDALVLIRERTRITDALLSLLPSLKLVSQTGKVSQHLDVGACTRHGVAVAEGTGSPIAPAELCWSLIMAASRHLPGYHAQLTQGNWQQNGPLGLGRTLHGLTLGIWGYGKIGQRIARYAAAFGMTVLVWGSDTSRELARQHGFTATDSKDSFFASADILSLHLRLNTATRHCVTQEDLALMKPDSLFVNISRAELVEPGALWHELRAHPGKQAALDVFDNEPATSENEPLLTLPNVLATPHIGYVERGSYELYFKTAFENVVAFAAGHPTNLVNHAALADTHSHDTAAGTE, via the coding sequence ATGAACATTGCCATTCTGGATGACTATCAGGACGTCGTCAGACAACTGGATTGCTTTTCGCTGTTGCAAGGCCATCAGGTCCGGATTCTGAATAAAACCTATACCGATACCGCCCAACTGGCGGCCCAACTGCAGGACGTTGACGCGCTGGTGCTAATTCGCGAACGCACGCGTATCACCGACGCGCTGTTGAGCCTGCTCCCTTCGCTAAAACTGGTCAGCCAGACCGGTAAAGTAAGCCAGCACCTTGATGTAGGCGCTTGCACCCGGCATGGTGTTGCGGTGGCTGAAGGAACCGGCTCACCGATTGCGCCCGCGGAATTATGCTGGAGCCTTATTATGGCGGCGTCACGCCATCTGCCTGGTTATCATGCGCAGTTGACTCAGGGTAATTGGCAGCAAAACGGCCCACTGGGGCTTGGTAGAACCTTACACGGTCTGACGCTCGGTATCTGGGGATACGGTAAAATCGGGCAGCGTATCGCCCGCTACGCTGCCGCCTTTGGAATGACGGTGTTAGTGTGGGGCAGTGATACATCGCGTGAACTGGCGCGCCAACACGGTTTTACCGCTACCGACAGCAAGGACTCTTTTTTCGCCAGCGCGGATATTCTGTCGTTACATCTGCGTTTGAACACCGCCACACGCCACTGCGTCACTCAGGAAGACCTCGCACTGATGAAACCGGACTCGCTGTTCGTCAACATCAGCCGTGCCGAACTGGTGGAGCCGGGCGCGCTCTGGCATGAACTCCGAGCTCATCCAGGCAAACAGGCAGCCCTGGACGTATTCGACAATGAACCAGCCACGTCAGAAAACGAGCCGCTACTAACGCTGCCGAATGTTCTGGCTACACCGCATATCGGTTATGTCGAACGAGGTAGCTACGAGCTGTACTTTAAAACCGCCTTCGAAAATGTGGTGGCGTTTGCTGCCGGTCACCCAACCAATCTGGTGAACCACGCCGCACTTGCCGACACACATTCTCATGATACCGCTGCAGGAACCGAGTAA
- the mltA gene encoding murein transglycosylase A, which translates to MKGWWGKYVLTGVVIAILAGCQTRPSDRGQQYKDGRLDQPLEWVNTPNANGKPVNAGDFSQQISQIQASSPGLYSRNSDIFQAVQNWLQSGGDTRQLTQFGLNAWQMEGVDSFGNVQFTGYYTPVVQARRYRQGEFRFPLYAMPRVRKNGRLPDRAAIYSGALSNELAIAWTNSLMDNFMMEVQGSGYVDFGDGGPLTFFGYAGKNGHAYRSIGKILIDRGEVPREEMSMQAIRQWADRHSEAEVRDLLVQNPSFVFFKSMASMPVKGASAVPLVARASVASDRSLIPAGTTLLAEVPLLDAQGKFTGKYEMRLMVALDVGGAIKGQHFDIYQGIGPEAGHAAGFYNHYGRVWVLKNEQSSSAMPLLSASNGAAASPGGLMGSNQN; encoded by the coding sequence ATGAAAGGATGGTGGGGGAAATACGTGTTGACCGGTGTGGTCATCGCGATTCTGGCAGGCTGCCAGACCCGGCCCAGCGATCGCGGTCAACAGTATAAAGATGGGCGTCTTGATCAACCGCTGGAGTGGGTAAATACGCCGAATGCCAATGGCAAGCCGGTGAATGCAGGCGATTTTTCTCAGCAGATTAGCCAGATCCAGGCCTCCTCTCCCGGCCTCTATTCCCGTAACAGTGATATTTTTCAGGCTGTCCAAAACTGGCTCCAGTCTGGTGGTGACACGCGCCAACTGACGCAATTCGGTCTCAATGCCTGGCAGATGGAAGGTGTCGACAGTTTCGGCAACGTGCAATTTACCGGTTATTACACCCCGGTGGTGCAGGCGCGTCGCTACCGTCAGGGGGAATTCCGTTTCCCGTTGTATGCCATGCCGCGTGTGCGTAAAAACGGCCGTTTACCGGACCGTGCCGCCATTTATTCCGGCGCATTGAGCAACGAACTGGCTATCGCCTGGACCAATTCGCTGATGGACAACTTCATGATGGAAGTGCAGGGCAGCGGCTATGTTGATTTTGGTGATGGTGGTCCTTTGACCTTTTTTGGTTATGCCGGCAAAAACGGCCATGCTTACCGCAGTATCGGCAAAATATTGATTGACCGAGGCGAAGTTCCCCGAGAAGAGATGTCGATGCAGGCCATTCGGCAGTGGGCCGATCGGCACTCCGAGGCGGAAGTGCGAGACCTGCTGGTGCAGAATCCTTCTTTTGTGTTCTTTAAGTCTATGGCATCAATGCCCGTGAAAGGGGCGAGCGCGGTACCACTGGTAGCGCGAGCGTCGGTCGCGTCTGACCGTTCATTAATACCGGCGGGTACCACGTTGCTGGCGGAAGTCCCGCTGCTGGACGCACAAGGTAAGTTTACCGGTAAGTATGAGATGCGCCTGATGGTAGCGCTGGATGTGGGAGGCGCGATTAAAGGACAGCACTTCGACATTTATCAGGGGATCGGCCCGGAAGCGGGCCATGCCGCCGGGTTTTACAACCATTATGGCCGGGTATGGGTGCTGAAAAACGAGCAATCTTCCTCTGCCATGCCGTTGCTCAGTGCAAGCAATGGCGCAGCTGCAAGCCCCGGTGGGCTGATGGGCAGCAATCAAAATTAA
- the csdE gene encoding cysteine desulfurase sulfur acceptor subunit CsdE translates to MTTDSTHHPFGTDIDEAALIARFSACRSWEERYRQLILLSKTLPSLPEAYRQEQIELSGCENRVWLGYQRQTDGTLHFYGDSDGRIVRGLLAIILTAVEGKQAQTLRQSDPLALFDTLGLRTELSASRAGGLAALANRIQEIASHES, encoded by the coding sequence ATGACTACCGACTCCACACATCACCCGTTTGGTACCGATATCGATGAAGCGGCATTGATAGCACGGTTTAGCGCCTGTCGCTCCTGGGAAGAGCGGTATCGCCAGTTGATTCTGCTCAGTAAAACCTTGCCGTCCCTACCGGAAGCCTATCGTCAGGAGCAGATTGAACTGTCTGGCTGTGAAAACCGCGTTTGGCTGGGATATCAACGCCAGACGGACGGTACACTGCATTTCTATGGCGATAGCGATGGCCGCATTGTGCGCGGACTGCTGGCGATTATATTGACGGCTGTAGAGGGTAAACAGGCACAGACGCTACGACAGAGCGACCCGCTGGCGCTGTTCGATACGCTGGGTCTGCGCACCGAACTGAGCGCCTCGCGTGCAGGCGGGCTGGCCGCGCTGGCCAACCGCATCCAGGAGATCGCCAGTCACGAATCCTGA
- the csdA gene encoding cysteine desulfurase CsdA, producing the protein MKPFNAPYFRQHFPALRQPGVYLDSAATALKPDVVITAIEQCYASETGNVHRSQHRAARQLSASFELAREKVASFIGAQQARSIVWTKGTTEAINLVAQCYARPRLQPGDEILVCESEHHANLIPWLMVAQQTGARVVKLPIGADHQPHLHLLPSLLTTRTRLLAIGQMSNVTGGMPDLRLAITLAHQAGAVVMVDGAQGIAHGQTDISALDADFYAFSGHKLYGPTGIGVLYGKPDLLESMPPWQGGGKMMTTVSFDGFTPQSIPQRFEAGTPHIAGVIGLAAAIDWWQQQDRIAADKHSITLASDAERQLSVLPGFRSFRAPNSSLLSFTIEGVHHHDLVTLLAEDGIALRAGHHCAQPLMAALGVAGTLRASFAPYNQQQDVDQLVHSTHKALELLMD; encoded by the coding sequence ATGAAACCGTTCAATGCCCCATATTTTCGCCAGCACTTTCCTGCACTTCGTCAGCCAGGCGTCTATCTCGATAGCGCCGCCACTGCGCTGAAACCTGACGTCGTCATCACCGCAATTGAGCAGTGTTACGCCAGTGAAACAGGTAATGTGCACCGCAGCCAGCACCGTGCTGCCCGCCAGTTATCGGCATCGTTTGAACTGGCGCGCGAAAAAGTCGCCAGCTTCATTGGCGCGCAGCAGGCGCGCAGCATTGTCTGGACGAAAGGGACAACGGAAGCCATCAACCTGGTGGCGCAATGTTATGCCCGCCCCCGGTTGCAGCCCGGTGATGAAATTCTGGTCTGTGAATCCGAGCACCATGCGAACCTGATCCCGTGGCTGATGGTGGCGCAGCAAACAGGGGCGCGAGTGGTAAAACTGCCGATTGGGGCAGACCATCAACCACACCTCCATCTGCTACCCTCGTTGCTCACTACCAGAACCCGCCTGCTGGCAATTGGCCAGATGTCGAATGTGACCGGCGGAATGCCGGACCTGCGACTCGCGATTACACTGGCACATCAGGCTGGTGCTGTAGTGATGGTCGATGGCGCGCAAGGTATTGCGCATGGGCAAACGGATATCTCGGCGTTAGATGCCGACTTTTATGCCTTCTCTGGTCATAAACTGTATGGCCCGACCGGTATCGGCGTGCTGTACGGCAAACCTGACCTGTTGGAAAGCATGCCGCCCTGGCAAGGTGGCGGAAAAATGATGACGACGGTATCGTTTGACGGTTTTACGCCTCAATCGATCCCGCAACGGTTTGAAGCGGGTACGCCACATATTGCCGGGGTTATCGGTCTGGCGGCAGCGATTGACTGGTGGCAGCAACAGGATCGTATCGCCGCAGACAAGCACAGCATCACGTTAGCGAGCGACGCGGAGCGGCAACTGAGCGTATTGCCCGGCTTTCGCAGCTTCCGGGCTCCCAATTCCAGCCTGCTGTCCTTCACTATAGAAGGTGTACATCACCATGATCTGGTGACATTGCTGGCAGAAGACGGCATCGCGCTGCGGGCAGGCCACCACTGTGCCCAACCGCTGATGGCGGCGCTGGGGGTCGCGGGTACGTTACGTGCTTCATTTGCACCCTACAACCAGCAGCAGGATGTAGACCAGCTGGTCCATTCCACCCACAAAGCACTCGAATTATTGATGGATTAA